In the genome of Myxococcus stipitatus, one region contains:
- a CDS encoding Ig-like domain-containing protein gives MPLPPSPVVAAAVKTPRFSIHALLVLALGLSSACGPSPASLTFEPLESRFLRTPGQNVKLDYVVLDAEGQRMSEPKLRWTSSAPDVALVQDGVMTVRKSGKTIIGVTGGKVREALPLDLVILNSLDVRAPGADFMEVGRTIKLRVVARNEQGASLADATPEFTSSDETVARVEKDGQLVAVRPGSATVSASLGHLSRHIAVQVVPADFARLGLNLTHHQFQRPGQSVLLQARAFNRNGVVLDTVPLEWFTSDAAVVSVSQDGRVTAVGTGRAIVSVVAGRRRTAAEFVVP, from the coding sequence GTGCCACTCCCGCCCTCGCCCGTTGTCGCCGCCGCCGTGAAGACGCCGCGCTTTTCTATTCATGCCCTCCTGGTTCTTGCTCTCGGGCTGTCGAGTGCCTGCGGGCCGTCTCCCGCTTCACTGACCTTCGAGCCGCTGGAGTCGCGCTTCCTGCGCACGCCGGGGCAGAACGTGAAGCTGGACTACGTGGTCCTCGACGCCGAGGGCCAGCGCATGTCCGAGCCGAAGCTGCGCTGGACCAGCTCCGCGCCCGACGTGGCGCTGGTGCAGGACGGCGTGATGACGGTGCGCAAGTCCGGGAAGACCATCATCGGCGTGACGGGCGGCAAGGTGCGCGAGGCCCTGCCGCTGGACCTGGTCATCCTCAACTCGTTGGACGTGCGCGCTCCGGGCGCGGACTTCATGGAGGTGGGGCGCACCATCAAGCTGCGCGTGGTGGCGCGCAATGAGCAAGGTGCCTCGCTCGCGGATGCCACGCCGGAGTTCACCTCGTCGGACGAGACGGTGGCGCGCGTGGAGAAGGATGGACAGCTCGTGGCGGTGCGGCCCGGCTCGGCCACGGTGAGCGCGAGCCTGGGACATCTGTCCCGGCACATCGCCGTCCAGGTGGTGCCCGCCGACTTCGCGCGGCTGGGCCTCAACCTCACCCACCATCAATTCCAGCGCCCCGGCCAGTCGGTGCTGCTCCAGGCGCGGGCCTTCAACCGCAACGGCGTGGTGCTCGACACCGTGCCGCTCGAGTGGTTCACGTCGGACGCGGCCGTGGTGTCGGTGTCCCAGGATGGCCGGGTGACGGCGGTGGGCACGGGCCGCGCCATCGTCTCCGTCGTCGCGGGCCGCAGACGCACCGCCGCGGAGTTCGTCGTTCCGTGA
- a CDS encoding glycosyltransferase family 4 protein → MNFVFVGTSLGARGTETHLVCLVQALVRAGHNVVTVAREGGYIAREFRAQGLPVEPGVFRNAADFRGLLSVSRAIRRTRPHWLVGSFGHEYWPVLAMGALTGTPVALFRHLNSRLKMMSRRFLPRWARRFIVVSEAMRSNLVSQGVPPERVQCLYNPLDVDHFRVDEAERAAARKALGVGEQEVLVGFVGALKPEKGAFRLAEAFNRAMPQNPHLRALWVGEEAAHAHLRQLLSPDLRDRHLLRGWTRDMRTLYAAMDVATMPSEWVEPFGRVSIEAQACGVPVLASRIGGLPETLLEGRSGLLLPPGDVAAWSDALVTMARMEPAQRRSMGEAGSRFVRERFAAERISREFIALLESPGAQV, encoded by the coding sequence ATGAACTTCGTTTTCGTTGGTACGAGCCTGGGCGCGCGGGGAACAGAAACCCATCTGGTGTGCCTGGTCCAGGCACTGGTCCGCGCCGGGCACAACGTGGTCACCGTGGCACGAGAGGGCGGCTACATCGCCCGCGAGTTCCGGGCCCAAGGCCTTCCCGTGGAGCCCGGCGTCTTCCGGAACGCCGCAGATTTTCGTGGTCTGCTCAGCGTTTCACGCGCCATCCGTCGCACCCGGCCGCACTGGCTGGTGGGCAGCTTTGGCCACGAGTACTGGCCCGTGCTCGCGATGGGCGCATTGACGGGGACCCCTGTCGCGCTGTTCCGACACCTCAACAGCCGGCTCAAGATGATGTCCCGCCGGTTCCTCCCACGATGGGCTCGGCGATTCATCGTCGTTTCCGAGGCCATGCGCTCGAATCTCGTCTCCCAGGGGGTGCCTCCCGAGCGCGTCCAGTGTCTCTACAACCCCCTGGATGTCGACCACTTCCGCGTGGATGAGGCGGAGCGAGCCGCGGCACGGAAGGCGCTCGGAGTCGGAGAGCAGGAGGTGCTCGTCGGCTTCGTGGGCGCGCTGAAGCCCGAGAAAGGCGCCTTCCGACTGGCCGAGGCCTTCAACCGGGCCATGCCCCAGAACCCCCACCTGCGCGCGCTCTGGGTGGGCGAGGAGGCGGCCCATGCGCACCTGCGCCAGCTCCTCTCGCCGGACCTCCGGGACCGGCACCTCTTGAGGGGTTGGACCCGCGACATGCGGACGCTGTACGCGGCGATGGACGTGGCCACGATGCCCTCGGAGTGGGTCGAGCCCTTCGGGCGGGTCTCCATCGAAGCCCAGGCCTGTGGAGTCCCCGTACTCGCGAGCCGTATCGGCGGCCTGCCCGAGACCCTGCTCGAGGGACGCTCAGGGCTCCTCCTTCCTCCTGGCGACGTCGCCGCGTGGAGTGACGCGCTCGTCACGATGGCGCGGATGGAGCCCGCTCAGCGCCGGAGCATGGGGGAGGCCGGGAGCCGGTTCGTTCGGGAGCGCTTCGCGGCGGAGCGGATATCCCGCGAGTTCATCGCCCTGCTGGAGTCGCCCGGCGCCCAGGTGTGA
- the traB gene encoding outer membrane exchange protein TraB, whose product MNFLRLPLLVLALGGATLASAQPDTRFDVQMFRPSGAPQDLVLVTQSRPLSHLSVAAGPYFSYSLNPLTLVPEGGDLEKISLVGNRLQLDVMAMVGLFDWAEIGVDMPLILAQGGQNLEVIGTEGSVESFVLGDLRLTGKVAIPGLRRPAEGKGWGAALTLNVSFPTGAQDAFAGEGELTWAPGLVVDYRFGNGLLLALNGGFWKRPDRVFDGVAIGDMMPFGVGAEVPILRGSGITALGLVNGAVGLKKAPGTERQVPAELLIGLRWYSSTGVTFTFGGGAGCGCSLASPTLSFFTSIIWIPAKTREWEALERFKEPPEPPPPPPPPVDPDGDSVIGTGDKCPDVAGPVENAGCPDTDRDGDGIVDRLDRCPEFAAGSRGREGCPLARHSRNKIVILEQVNFATDQDVILSESFPILEEVARVMNENPQMDRVLVEGHTDSRASDAYNLDLSRRRAASVRRFLVETGVAADRVCSQGFGRSQPLSDNETEEGMALNRRVEFTIQPPSDGPRPPCPEDAANKKGKRPRPKSPGPQTKSGTEPKP is encoded by the coding sequence ATGAACTTCCTCCGACTACCGCTCCTCGTCCTGGCGCTGGGAGGAGCCACGCTCGCCTCCGCCCAGCCCGACACCCGCTTCGACGTGCAGATGTTCCGCCCGTCGGGCGCGCCCCAGGACCTGGTCCTCGTCACGCAGTCGCGCCCGCTCTCCCATCTGTCCGTCGCCGCGGGCCCGTACTTCAGCTACTCGCTCAATCCCCTCACCCTCGTCCCCGAGGGCGGTGACCTCGAGAAGATCAGCCTGGTGGGCAACCGCCTCCAGCTCGACGTCATGGCCATGGTGGGCCTGTTCGACTGGGCCGAGATTGGCGTCGACATGCCGCTCATCCTCGCGCAGGGCGGACAGAACCTGGAGGTCATCGGCACCGAGGGAAGCGTCGAGAGCTTCGTGCTGGGCGACCTGCGCCTCACCGGCAAGGTGGCCATCCCCGGCCTGCGCCGCCCCGCCGAGGGCAAGGGCTGGGGCGCCGCGCTCACCCTCAACGTCAGCTTCCCCACCGGCGCCCAGGACGCGTTCGCCGGAGAAGGCGAGCTCACCTGGGCCCCTGGCCTCGTGGTGGACTACCGCTTCGGCAACGGCCTCCTGCTGGCGCTCAACGGCGGCTTCTGGAAGCGCCCGGACCGCGTCTTCGACGGCGTGGCCATCGGCGACATGATGCCCTTCGGCGTCGGCGCGGAGGTGCCCATCCTCCGAGGCAGCGGCATCACCGCGCTGGGCCTGGTCAACGGCGCGGTGGGACTCAAGAAGGCCCCGGGCACCGAGCGACAGGTCCCCGCGGAGCTGCTCATCGGCCTGCGCTGGTACAGCTCCACCGGCGTGACGTTCACCTTCGGCGGTGGCGCGGGCTGCGGCTGCTCGCTGGCGTCGCCCACGCTCAGCTTCTTCACGTCCATCATCTGGATTCCGGCCAAGACGCGCGAGTGGGAGGCCCTGGAGCGCTTCAAGGAGCCCCCCGAGCCCCCGCCGCCGCCGCCTCCGCCGGTAGACCCGGATGGCGACTCGGTGATTGGCACGGGCGACAAGTGCCCGGACGTGGCCGGCCCCGTTGAGAACGCGGGCTGCCCGGACACGGACCGAGATGGCGACGGCATCGTGGACCGCCTCGACCGGTGCCCGGAGTTCGCGGCCGGAAGCCGTGGCCGTGAGGGCTGCCCCCTGGCGCGCCACAGCCGGAACAAGATTGTCATCCTGGAGCAGGTGAACTTCGCCACGGACCAGGACGTCATCCTCTCCGAGTCCTTCCCCATCCTGGAGGAGGTCGCCCGGGTGATGAACGAGAACCCGCAGATGGACCGCGTGCTGGTGGAGGGCCACACGGACTCTCGCGCGAGCGACGCGTACAACCTGGACCTGTCGCGCCGCCGTGCCGCGAGCGTGAGGCGCTTCCTCGTGGAGACGGGCGTCGCGGCGGACCGGGTGTGCTCGCAGGGCTTCGGCCGCAGCCAGCCGCTGTCCGACAACGAGACGGAAGAAGGCATGGCCCTCAACCGCCGCGTCGAGTTCACCATCCAGCCGCCGAGCGATGGCCCCCGCCCGCCCTGCCCCGAGGACGCCGCGAACAAGAAGGGCAAGCGCCCCCGCCCGAAGTCCCCCGGCCCGCAGACGAAGTCCGGAACCGAGCCCAAGCCGTAG
- the traA gene encoding outer membrane exchange protein TraA family protein codes for MSRLARFALAALSVCLVSAPAWGQKLPDVVVTGPAIAPALSTDGQGLCVASSLWTRDTNEIPNSQGTYIDVLNGFLEDLVTKQSRVTTVLRTPFDLSNNLNDGRTLSYGDFVGQVTAPGCSTGGCSFNIINDNDALTPFVSRFRGYLNVPPNLSGQTLHLAYYADDAISLVIYDRFTSYVVINRPTRTGFPTWRTTNSVTFAQPGLYAVEILYAQIGEHAAVEMSMLAGAFGDFERAANVPPIVNLYSSNFQLLQPAQFFQTENGLPSFASDPNRCEQCARANVNAPNNGTCSDNYYCNSAALCAPCDTALRCGAKCSPCGVSFPFCANINGNNTCVQCTEDSQCANGRCDLTDNMCRGCNDDTDCPNTGRCDPATNQCSGCNDDSDCPGATCDEPTATCVQCTADSHCPNGQVCVPGLNQCRECNDDSQCDRGEICTNNQCVPCATDGACAGNSCNCCPSGTQCAALTPGASPSCVECTTDSQCGEGQKCDPLNGRCVTAIPECNTASACGPSCATCPDDRPFCLDGQVCVQCRTDLECGDGQFCVSGECSACTTDKHCGTRCEACDADAPFCLSDGSPQNSTCVGCRTNEDCGSGQCNPTTRTCENAGACAVTCDAGLVCDGTACVQCFADAHCPCGGTCDLGSNTCTTSCENSGDCLGVQHCSAKTQQCERGRRKPGTDPQGGAFCCGTTANATPAGSATILFLLAAGLLLLRAQRRVR; via the coding sequence TTGTCCCGCCTCGCGCGATTCGCGCTCGCCGCCCTATCGGTGTGCCTCGTTTCCGCCCCCGCCTGGGGCCAGAAACTGCCGGATGTCGTCGTTACAGGCCCCGCCATTGCTCCAGCGCTGAGCACTGATGGGCAGGGGCTGTGCGTCGCGTCGAGTCTCTGGACGCGTGACACGAACGAAATCCCAAATTCACAAGGGACGTACATCGACGTCCTCAACGGGTTCCTTGAGGACCTCGTCACCAAGCAGAGCCGCGTCACGACCGTGCTCCGCACGCCGTTCGACCTCTCCAACAACCTCAACGATGGCCGTACGCTGAGCTACGGCGACTTCGTGGGCCAAGTCACCGCACCGGGATGCTCCACCGGTGGGTGCAGTTTCAACATCATCAACGATAACGACGCGCTGACTCCCTTCGTGTCTCGGTTCCGCGGCTATCTCAATGTGCCGCCCAATCTGTCGGGACAGACACTGCATCTCGCGTACTACGCGGACGATGCCATCAGCCTCGTCATCTATGACCGCTTTACGTCCTATGTGGTCATCAACCGCCCGACACGAACCGGGTTCCCGACCTGGCGCACCACCAACAGCGTAACGTTCGCCCAACCAGGGCTCTACGCTGTTGAGATTCTCTATGCACAGATTGGAGAGCATGCTGCCGTCGAGATGTCGATGCTCGCGGGGGCCTTCGGTGACTTCGAGCGCGCGGCCAACGTTCCGCCCATCGTCAACCTCTACTCCTCCAACTTCCAGCTGCTCCAGCCCGCGCAGTTCTTCCAGACGGAGAACGGCCTCCCTTCGTTCGCGAGCGACCCGAACCGCTGCGAGCAGTGCGCACGCGCGAACGTCAACGCGCCGAACAACGGCACCTGCAGCGACAACTACTACTGCAACTCCGCTGCACTCTGCGCCCCGTGCGACACGGCCCTCCGCTGCGGCGCCAAGTGCTCCCCGTGCGGCGTCTCCTTCCCCTTCTGCGCGAACATCAACGGCAACAACACCTGCGTCCAGTGCACGGAAGACTCGCAGTGCGCGAACGGCCGCTGTGACCTGACCGACAACATGTGCCGGGGTTGCAACGACGACACGGACTGTCCGAACACCGGCCGCTGCGACCCCGCGACCAACCAGTGCTCGGGTTGCAACGACGACTCCGACTGCCCCGGCGCCACCTGCGACGAGCCCACCGCCACCTGCGTCCAGTGCACCGCGGACTCTCACTGCCCCAACGGCCAGGTCTGCGTCCCCGGCCTGAATCAGTGCCGTGAGTGCAACGACGACTCGCAATGCGACCGCGGTGAAATCTGCACCAACAACCAATGCGTCCCGTGCGCCACGGATGGCGCCTGCGCCGGCAACTCCTGCAACTGCTGCCCCAGCGGCACACAGTGCGCCGCGCTGACGCCGGGCGCCTCGCCCTCCTGCGTCGAGTGCACCACCGATTCCCAGTGTGGCGAAGGCCAGAAGTGCGACCCGCTCAACGGCCGCTGCGTCACCGCAATCCCCGAGTGCAACACCGCCTCCGCCTGCGGCCCGTCCTGCGCCACGTGCCCCGATGACCGCCCCTTCTGCCTCGACGGCCAGGTCTGCGTGCAGTGCCGCACCGACCTGGAATGTGGAGACGGACAGTTCTGCGTGAGCGGTGAGTGCAGCGCCTGCACCACGGACAAACACTGCGGCACCCGCTGCGAGGCCTGTGACGCGGACGCGCCCTTCTGCCTCTCCGACGGCTCGCCCCAGAACAGCACCTGCGTCGGCTGTCGCACCAACGAGGACTGCGGCAGCGGCCAGTGCAACCCGACCACTCGCACCTGCGAGAACGCGGGCGCCTGCGCCGTCACCTGCGACGCGGGCCTCGTCTGTGATGGCACCGCCTGCGTCCAGTGCTTCGCCGATGCACACTGCCCCTGCGGCGGGACTTGCGACCTGGGCTCCAACACCTGCACCACGTCGTGCGAGAACAGCGGCGACTGCCTCGGCGTCCAGCACTGCTCGGCGAAGACGCAGCAGTGTGAGCGCGGACGGCGCAAGCCCGGCACCGACCCCCAAGGCGGCGCCTTCTGCTGCGGCACCACCGCCAACGCCACCCCGGCGGGCAGCGCCACCATCCTCTTCCTCCTCGCCGCCGGCCTCCTGCTCCTGCGCGCCCAGCGCCGCGTCCGATGA
- a CDS encoding GTPase, translating to MMRDPYTLRDALASALEALPAPERFPEPSDADLARRLAERLRRDLLPRMGSADAPLLLVAIAGPNNVGKSTLFNALVGSSLSPARPEGGLTKQCLAAAHPETWTGALKDFLTRRYDTVPVAPGDAAPVDQPGPAGRLYLVLADAVPRGLLVMDTPDFDSVYRENRERAEALLVTVDVLVFVVSRQTYQNAALVDFLRAAVGHGRPYLLVYNEASREEVARGHLDKLASDVGHPPLARYLAPHQPDVEAGLRPLATEPLDGRPPLSALLGQAEHARELKARALEASLADARAEMESVARAATRAASEPERLRQRLRHELESVGATAALKAVPADVLIDAFRDELDARSQFHKWVRLPFRGLATALTFVSRKVRQSFTGPEPEGTQTPSLAVDATLTDGVRRLVEAFAPEVAAWRGDAQTREKLAEAFGASTLSKLEEPLGFEALHAHAADRATLYAYCRELVAAELQGGMREELLQALTTLVYSVPSGAAAAVTVATGGFGHDAVVWAGTLLSTPLMERFVDLLGAQVRARVTRRWADAHGATLARALEARFFSGVLGHLDGLADDWKHTATRLEAARGALA from the coding sequence ATGATGAGAGACCCCTACACCCTGCGAGACGCACTCGCCTCCGCGCTGGAGGCGCTCCCCGCGCCCGAGCGCTTTCCCGAGCCCTCCGACGCGGACCTCGCCCGGCGACTGGCGGAGCGCCTGCGCCGGGACCTGCTGCCCCGCATGGGCTCCGCGGACGCGCCGCTGCTGCTGGTGGCCATCGCCGGCCCCAACAACGTGGGCAAGTCCACCCTGTTCAACGCGCTGGTGGGCTCGTCCCTGTCCCCCGCGAGGCCCGAGGGAGGACTCACCAAGCAGTGCCTGGCGGCGGCGCATCCGGAGACGTGGACCGGCGCCCTGAAGGACTTCCTCACCCGCCGCTATGACACGGTGCCGGTGGCCCCGGGTGATGCGGCCCCCGTGGACCAGCCGGGCCCGGCGGGGCGGCTGTACCTGGTGCTGGCCGACGCGGTGCCTCGGGGCCTGCTCGTCATGGACACGCCGGACTTCGACAGCGTGTACCGGGAGAACCGCGAGCGCGCCGAGGCCCTGCTCGTCACCGTGGACGTGCTCGTCTTCGTGGTGAGCCGGCAGACGTACCAGAACGCGGCGCTGGTGGACTTCCTGCGCGCGGCGGTGGGCCATGGACGGCCGTACCTGCTCGTCTACAACGAGGCCTCGCGTGAAGAGGTGGCGCGAGGCCACCTGGACAAGCTGGCCTCCGACGTGGGGCATCCCCCGCTGGCGAGGTACCTGGCCCCGCACCAACCGGACGTCGAGGCGGGCCTGCGCCCCCTGGCGACCGAGCCTCTCGATGGACGCCCGCCGCTGAGCGCCCTGCTGGGCCAGGCCGAGCACGCGCGCGAGCTGAAGGCCCGGGCGCTGGAGGCCTCCCTCGCGGATGCCCGCGCGGAGATGGAATCGGTGGCGCGCGCGGCGACCCGGGCCGCGAGCGAGCCGGAGCGGCTTCGTCAGCGGCTGCGGCATGAGCTCGAGAGCGTGGGGGCCACCGCGGCGCTCAAGGCGGTGCCCGCGGACGTGCTCATCGACGCGTTCCGCGACGAGCTGGACGCACGCAGTCAGTTCCACAAGTGGGTGCGCCTGCCTTTCCGCGGACTGGCGACGGCGCTCACGTTCGTGAGTCGCAAGGTACGCCAGTCCTTCACCGGGCCGGAGCCCGAGGGCACCCAGACACCCTCCCTCGCCGTGGATGCGACGCTGACGGACGGGGTGCGGCGGCTGGTGGAGGCCTTCGCTCCGGAGGTGGCGGCGTGGCGGGGGGATGCACAGACGCGCGAGAAGCTGGCCGAGGCCTTCGGGGCCTCGACGCTGTCGAAGCTGGAGGAGCCGCTGGGCTTCGAGGCCCTGCATGCCCACGCGGCGGACCGGGCCACGCTGTATGCCTATTGCCGCGAGCTGGTGGCGGCCGAGCTCCAGGGAGGCATGCGCGAGGAGCTGCTCCAGGCGCTGACGACGCTGGTGTACTCGGTGCCCTCGGGCGCGGCGGCGGCGGTGACGGTGGCGACGGGCGGCTTCGGCCACGACGCGGTGGTGTGGGCGGGCACGCTCTTGTCCACGCCGCTGATGGAGCGGTTCGTGGACCTGCTGGGCGCCCAGGTGCGAGCCCGCGTCACCCGGCGGTGGGCAGACGCCCATGGCGCCACCCTGGCCCGGGCCCTGGAGGCGCGCTTCTTCTCGGGGGTGCTCGGGCACCTGGACGGGCTGGCGGACGACTGGAAGCACACCGCCACCCGGCTGGAGGCCGCGAGAGGAGCGCTCGCTTGA
- a CDS encoding thioredoxin family protein, whose protein sequence is MRTSSACVLLLGLVACATVNPRAPDVAEVTRASEPLPFIQDDYARALAEAKAKGVPLFVFATAGWCTACRSMKAHVLSSPLLARQADRFVWLEVSTDLSRSAAFQRKYPVDFFPKLYVIDPREEKALLRFNESMTVAELEQLLDDGARAYQGGATGLEALLARGDALLAQGHGAEASKVFAHLLATAPADWSRRGRVVLALLETSYETYAAPGMKVCATKALELLPDMPRSLMWAHGVRRGLTCAQSILPEEPEAQGAEVLLDALEKKVVEALGPPSIDMSADDRSSLYRARVWAREMAKDEAGGRAVTEEWLTFLEAEAAKAPTARARAVLDSHRSEAALRLKTPERAIPALARSEQEFPQDYLAPLRLAQLYQARGALEDALAATDRALLDVQGPRRVSVMGIRAAILRERKDTAVAARTLRDAIAYSESLPEVQVPMCSVNRLKRELAELEAPPRAEPVK, encoded by the coding sequence ATGCGCACCTCCTCCGCCTGTGTCCTGCTGCTGGGGCTCGTCGCCTGTGCCACCGTGAACCCTCGTGCTCCGGACGTGGCGGAAGTGACTCGCGCCTCGGAGCCGCTGCCGTTCATCCAGGACGACTACGCGCGTGCGCTCGCGGAGGCGAAGGCGAAGGGGGTGCCGCTCTTCGTCTTCGCCACGGCGGGCTGGTGCACCGCGTGCCGCTCGATGAAGGCCCATGTCCTGTCGTCCCCCTTGCTGGCGCGACAGGCGGACCGCTTCGTCTGGCTGGAGGTCAGCACGGACTTGAGCCGCAGCGCGGCCTTCCAGCGCAAGTACCCCGTCGACTTCTTCCCCAAGCTGTATGTCATCGACCCGCGCGAGGAGAAGGCGCTCCTTCGCTTCAACGAGAGCATGACGGTGGCGGAGCTCGAGCAGCTCCTCGACGATGGCGCGCGTGCCTACCAGGGCGGTGCCACGGGATTGGAGGCGCTCCTGGCGCGAGGGGATGCGCTGCTCGCCCAGGGGCACGGGGCCGAGGCCTCCAAGGTGTTCGCCCACCTGCTGGCCACGGCCCCCGCCGACTGGTCTCGCCGAGGACGCGTGGTGCTGGCGCTGCTGGAGACGTCCTATGAAACGTATGCGGCGCCCGGGATGAAGGTGTGCGCGACGAAGGCGCTGGAGCTGCTGCCAGACATGCCTCGCTCGCTGATGTGGGCCCATGGCGTGCGGCGTGGACTGACGTGCGCGCAGTCGATCCTCCCGGAGGAGCCCGAGGCGCAGGGCGCGGAGGTGCTCCTGGACGCGTTGGAGAAGAAGGTCGTCGAGGCCCTGGGCCCCCCTTCCATCGACATGTCCGCGGACGACCGCTCCTCGCTGTATCGGGCCCGGGTCTGGGCACGCGAGATGGCCAAGGACGAGGCCGGGGGCCGCGCGGTCACCGAGGAGTGGCTGACGTTCCTGGAGGCGGAGGCCGCGAAGGCTCCCACCGCGCGGGCTCGCGCCGTCCTCGACTCGCATCGCTCGGAGGCGGCGCTCCGGCTGAAGACACCGGAACGGGCCATCCCCGCACTGGCGCGGAGCGAGCAGGAGTTCCCCCAGGACTATCTCGCCCCCTTGCGGCTCGCCCAGCTGTACCAGGCGCGGGGAGCGCTGGAGGACGCGCTCGCCGCGACGGACCGCGCGCTGTTGGACGTGCAGGGCCCGCGCAGGGTCAGCGTGATGGGAATCCGGGCCGCCATCCTCCGGGAGCGCAAGGACACCGCCGTGGCCGCGCGGACGCTGCGGGACGCCATCGCCTACTCGGAGTCCTTGCCCGAGGTGCAGGTGCCCATGTGTTCCGTCAATCGGCTCAAGCGGGAGCTTGCCGAGCTCGAAGCGCCACCCCGGGCCGAACCTGTGAAGTGA